In Piliocolobus tephrosceles isolate RC106 chromosome 12, ASM277652v3, whole genome shotgun sequence, one DNA window encodes the following:
- the OPN1LW gene encoding long-wave-sensitive opsin 1, whose protein sequence is MRQGWLPSGTGLSIAMAQQWSLQRLAGRHPQDSYEDSTQSSIFTYTNSNSTRGPFEGPNYHIAPRWVYHLTSVWMIFVVTASVFTNGLVLAATMKFKKLRHPLNWILVNLAVADLAETVIASTISVVNQVSGYFVLGHPMCVLEGFTVSLCGITGLWSLAIISWERWLVVCKPFGNVRFDAKLAIVGIAFSWIWSAVWTAPPIFGWSRYWPHGLKTSCGPDVFSGSSYPGVQSYMIVLMVTCCIIPLAIIVLCYLQVWLAIRAVAKQQKESESTQKAEKEVTRMVMVMIFAYCVCWGPYTFFACFAAANPGYAFHPLMAALPAYFAKSATIYNPIIYVFMNRQFRNCILQLFGKKVDDGSELSSASKTEVSSVSSVSPA, encoded by the exons ATGCGCCAGGGCTGGCTGCCGTCGGGGACAGGGCTTTCCATAGCCATGGCCCAGCAGTGGAGCCTCCAAAGGCTCGCAGGCCGCCATCCGCAGGACAGCTATGAGGACAGCACCCAGTCCAGCATCTTCACCTACACCAACAGCAACTCCACCAGAG GACCCTTTGAAGGCCCCAACTACCACATCGCTCCCAGATGGGTGTACCACCTCACCAGTGTCTGGATGATCTTTGTGGTCACCGCATCCGTCTTCACAAATGGGCTTGTGCTGGCTGCCACCATGAAGTTCAAGAAGTTGCGCCACCCGCTGAACTGGATCCTGGTGAACCTGGCGGTTGCTGACCTAGCAGAGACCGTCATCGCCAGCACTATCAGTGTTGTGAACCAGGTCTCTGGCTACTTCGTGCTGGGCCATCCTATGTGTGTCCTGGAAGGCTTCACCGTCTCCCTGTGTG GGATCACAGGTCTCTGGTCCCTGGCCATCATTTCCTGGGAGAGGTGGCTGGTGGTCTGCAAGCCCTTTGGCAACGTGAGATTTGATGCCAAGCTCGCCATCGTGGGCATTGCCTTCTCCTGGATCTGGTCTGCTGTGTGGACGGCCCCGCCCATCTTTGGTTGGAGCAG GTACTGGCCACACGGCCTGAAGACTTCATGCGGCCCAGATGTGTTCAGTGGCAGCTCGTACCCCGGGGTGCAGTCTTACATGATTGTCCTCATGGTCACGTGCTGCATCATTCCACTGGCTATCATCGTGCTCTGCTACCTCCAAGTGTGGCTGGCCATCCGAGCG GTGGCAAAGCAGCAGAAAGAGTCTGAATccacccagaaggcagagaaggaagTGACGCgcatggtgatggtgatgatctTTGCATACTGCGTCTGCTGGGGACCCTACACCTTCTTCGCATGCTTTGCTGCTGCCAACCCTGGCTACGCCTTCCACCCTCTGATGGCTGCCCTGCCAGCCTACTTTGCCAAAAGTGCCACTATCTACAACCCCATTATCTATGTCTTTATGAACCGGCAG